A part of Paenibacillus antri genomic DNA contains:
- a CDS encoding glycoside hydrolase family 2 protein: protein MGVSSIRTQIPLSDLDWQVRGYWPWVPIKDRSMETGQELIGVTDWMPALVPGGVHVDLFRAGWIEDPYYETNSLKCEWIENRWWVYKTSFSRPSGDFSRAELVFLGIDYEAMIYLNGTLLGEHGHMYEPAVFDVTSTLRGAAPGEPLELRVVMKGVPDEMGQIGKTSMTRTQKSRFNYKWDFSTRLVNIGLWDGVELRLHDEASLKDPAVATDADVEASAGAVRLYGRVERFASESSSGSEALTLRFACLDPDGVVAAERELRLSAADSEYDCTLTVANPRLWWPNGYGEQPLYTVSARLMAGDRQLDEWTFRVGIRSLAYRRNEDSPADALPYTFVVNGRPIYVRGVNLTPLDHVYGNVTEASYAWQVYLMKRANVNMARIWGGGIIEKPIFYELCDRNGILVWQEFIQSSSGIDNVPSKLPAFLDLLRRTAASALLGRRSHVSLAVWSGGNELMSAPNTPSTVDDDENLAMLQRLVAAYDPQRLFLPTSASGPVEFVTTEKGVSHDVHGGWQYQGNPYHYELYGESDNLFHSEFGMDGVASVQTLRKILHPKNHVATPMRGHVVWRHHGEWWGTYDRDAKLFGPLPDMERFARVSQIVQAEGLRFIVEANRRRQFRQSGCIIWQLNEPWPNSSCTNLVEYYGAPKMAYYATRSAYAPVHASLLYRRIDAAVGSEFRADVFLHSNGVETAERRVRATVYGEDGRVAIAFDFGGVCPADRTTALGELRFPVEAALGGMFFVALETDEGDEPRSGGGADLYLFGTSAETPYAPVLRNVDGRLAVSALDEWTAGEPFEGLAFWTRTFEVRNEGASPALFVHPVETTNAYWMEADRAYLTLMPGGSARVTVRCTVKRGGGFAVVDQPAPGADVPMPEVDFEFLHSS, encoded by the coding sequence ATGGGGGTGTCTTCGATCCGAACGCAAATTCCGTTATCCGACCTCGATTGGCAGGTTCGCGGCTACTGGCCGTGGGTGCCGATCAAAGACCGCAGCATGGAAACCGGGCAGGAGCTGATCGGGGTGACCGATTGGATGCCGGCCCTCGTGCCGGGCGGCGTCCACGTCGACTTGTTCCGAGCCGGCTGGATCGAGGATCCGTACTACGAGACGAACAGCTTGAAATGCGAGTGGATCGAAAATCGATGGTGGGTCTATAAGACGTCCTTCTCTCGTCCGTCCGGGGATTTCTCCCGGGCGGAACTCGTGTTTCTAGGCATCGATTACGAAGCGATGATTTATTTGAACGGCACGCTGCTCGGCGAACACGGGCATATGTACGAGCCCGCCGTCTTCGACGTCACCTCGACGCTTCGCGGGGCTGCTCCGGGCGAACCGCTTGAGCTTCGCGTCGTCATGAAGGGCGTCCCCGACGAGATGGGGCAAATCGGCAAGACGTCGATGACGCGGACGCAGAAGAGCCGGTTTAATTACAAGTGGGACTTCTCGACGCGCCTCGTCAATATCGGCTTGTGGGACGGCGTCGAGCTGCGGCTGCACGACGAAGCGTCGCTGAAGGACCCTGCCGTCGCCACTGACGCGGACGTCGAGGCGAGCGCAGGCGCCGTGCGGTTGTACGGCCGGGTGGAGCGGTTCGCATCCGAATCGTCCTCCGGCTCGGAGGCATTGACGCTCCGGTTCGCTTGTCTAGACCCGGACGGAGTCGTCGCGGCGGAGCGCGAGCTGCGGCTTTCCGCCGCCGACTCCGAATACGATTGTACGTTAACGGTGGCGAATCCGCGGCTTTGGTGGCCGAACGGGTACGGGGAGCAGCCGTTGTATACGGTGTCGGCGCGGTTGATGGCGGGGGATCGGCAGCTTGACGAATGGACGTTCCGCGTCGGCATTCGCTCGCTCGCGTATCGCCGGAACGAGGACTCGCCCGCGGACGCGCTGCCGTACACGTTCGTGGTTAACGGACGCCCGATCTACGTTCGCGGGGTGAATCTGACGCCGCTCGACCACGTGTACGGCAATGTCACGGAAGCCTCCTATGCTTGGCAGGTGTACCTCATGAAGCGGGCCAACGTCAACATGGCGCGGATATGGGGCGGCGGCATTATCGAGAAGCCGATCTTCTACGAGCTTTGCGATCGGAACGGGATTTTAGTGTGGCAAGAGTTTATCCAGTCGAGCTCCGGCATCGATAACGTTCCGTCGAAACTTCCGGCGTTTCTGGATTTGCTGCGCCGGACGGCGGCGTCGGCGCTGCTCGGCCGCCGCAGCCACGTCTCGCTCGCGGTGTGGAGCGGCGGCAACGAGCTCATGAGCGCGCCGAACACGCCGTCGACGGTCGACGACGACGAGAACTTGGCGATGTTGCAACGGCTGGTCGCGGCTTACGATCCGCAGCGTCTGTTCCTGCCGACGTCGGCGTCCGGGCCGGTCGAATTCGTTACGACGGAGAAGGGCGTCTCGCACGACGTTCACGGCGGCTGGCAATACCAAGGCAATCCGTACCACTACGAGCTGTACGGCGAATCGGACAATCTGTTTCACAGCGAATTCGGCATGGACGGCGTCGCGTCGGTGCAGACGCTGCGGAAAATTTTGCATCCGAAGAACCATGTGGCGACGCCGATGCGCGGACACGTCGTCTGGCGCCACCATGGCGAATGGTGGGGCACGTACGACCGCGACGCGAAGCTGTTCGGTCCGCTGCCGGACATGGAGCGCTTCGCCCGGGTCAGCCAGATCGTGCAGGCCGAAGGGCTGCGCTTCATCGTCGAAGCGAACCGGCGCCGGCAGTTCCGACAGAGCGGCTGCATCATCTGGCAGCTGAACGAGCCGTGGCCGAACAGCTCGTGCACGAACCTCGTCGAATATTACGGCGCTCCGAAGATGGCTTATTACGCGACGCGCTCGGCCTATGCGCCGGTGCACGCGTCGCTGCTCTACCGCCGGATCGACGCCGCCGTCGGCAGCGAATTCCGCGCGGACGTGTTTCTGCACTCCAACGGAGTCGAAACGGCGGAGCGGCGGGTGCGCGCAACGGTGTACGGCGAGGACGGCCGGGTCGCAATCGCGTTCGACTTCGGAGGGGTGTGCCCCGCCGACCGAACGACGGCGCTCGGAGAGCTGCGCTTCCCGGTGGAGGCGGCGCTTGGCGGCATGTTCTTCGTCGCGCTCGAGACGGACGAGGGCGACGAGCCGCGGTCGGGCGGCGGCGCGGACTTGTATTTGTTCGGCACGAGCGCCGAAACGCCGTATGCTCCGGTCTTGCGGAACGTCGACGGGCGGCTTGCGGTTTCGGCGCTCGACGAATGGACCGCGGGCGAGCCGTTCGAGGGATTGGCGTTTTGGACCCGTACGTTCGAGGTGCGGAACGAAGGCGCCTCCCCGGCGCTGTTCGTCCATCCGGTCGAGACGACGAACGCCTATTGGATGGAGGCGGACCGCGCGTATCTGACCTTGATGCCGGGCGGTTCGGCGCGGGTGACGGTCCGCTGCACGGTCAAGCGCGGCGGCGGCTTCGCGGTCGTCGATCAGCCGGCGCCGGGCGCCGACGTGCCGATGCCGGAAGTCGACTTCGAGTTTCTGCACAGTTCGTAA
- a CDS encoding sulfatase family protein — translation MKRYNAIWIFGDQHRGQAMSTAGDPNVNTPNMDILAATGVNFTRAVSGTPLCCPYRGALLSGRYPHHNGVPGHEYRLPPERPTIAHAFGERGYDTAYFGKWHLDGFHEGDGRRAGKHIVPPERRGGFRRWIGYENNNSPWDCWVHGGEGEDAFQYRLPGFETDELTNLLIGYLREKAEARSSGADDAPFFAVLSVQPPHDPYAAPERFMGRHNPATLRLRPNVPAVPRVEERARRELAGYYAMIENLDWNLGRLREALADTGLADDTHLVFFSDHGDMHGSHGQFRKTTPFEESIRVPVIISGAQPYYEGYRNGFWTNVPINHVDLAPTTLGLCGFEPPEWMEGTDYSGYRLEGRPKREEPVSAFLQSVEPTGHHNSVDRAWRGVVTKDNWKYVCFEGTPWLLFNLNEDPYEQVNLAHNSLYAGERRRLHGLLQEWIDRTGDSFALPAV, via the coding sequence ATGAAACGATATAATGCCATCTGGATTTTCGGCGACCAGCACCGCGGACAAGCGATGAGCACCGCCGGGGATCCGAACGTGAACACGCCGAATATGGACATTCTCGCCGCGACCGGCGTCAACTTCACGCGGGCGGTATCCGGCACGCCGCTCTGCTGTCCGTACCGAGGGGCGCTGCTCTCCGGCCGGTACCCGCATCATAACGGCGTTCCCGGTCACGAGTACCGGCTGCCGCCGGAGCGGCCGACGATCGCGCATGCGTTCGGCGAGCGCGGCTACGACACCGCTTATTTCGGGAAATGGCATCTCGACGGCTTCCATGAAGGCGATGGCCGCCGCGCGGGCAAGCATATCGTGCCGCCGGAGCGCCGCGGCGGATTTCGCCGCTGGATCGGGTACGAAAACAACAACAGCCCCTGGGACTGTTGGGTGCACGGCGGCGAAGGCGAGGATGCGTTCCAATACCGTCTGCCGGGCTTCGAAACCGACGAGCTGACGAATTTGTTGATCGGCTATTTGCGGGAGAAGGCCGAAGCTCGGTCGAGCGGGGCGGACGACGCCCCGTTCTTCGCGGTGCTGTCGGTGCAGCCGCCGCACGATCCTTACGCAGCTCCCGAGCGGTTCATGGGGCGGCATAACCCGGCGACGCTTCGGCTGCGCCCGAACGTGCCGGCCGTGCCGCGCGTCGAGGAACGGGCGCGTCGCGAGCTGGCCGGGTATTACGCGATGATCGAAAATCTCGACTGGAACCTCGGCCGGCTGCGGGAGGCGCTGGCCGATACGGGGCTCGCGGACGACACGCATCTCGTGTTCTTCAGCGATCACGGCGACATGCACGGCTCGCACGGCCAGTTCCGCAAGACGACGCCGTTCGAGGAGTCGATCCGCGTGCCGGTCATTATCAGCGGCGCGCAGCCGTACTACGAGGGGTATCGCAACGGCTTCTGGACGAACGTGCCGATCAATCACGTCGACCTCGCGCCGACGACGCTCGGGCTGTGCGGCTTCGAGCCGCCGGAGTGGATGGAGGGGACCGACTATTCGGGGTATCGGCTCGAAGGGCGGCCGAAGCGGGAGGAGCCGGTCTCGGCGTTCCTCCAGTCGGTCGAGCCGACCGGCCACCACAACAGCGTCGACCGCGCTTGGCGCGGCGTCGTGACGAAGGACAACTGGAAATACGTCTGCTTCGAGGGCACGCCGTGGCTCCTGTTCAACCTGAACGAGGACCCGTACGAGCAGGTGAATTTGGCGCACAACTCGCTGTACGCGGGCGAGCGCCGACGGCTGCACGGGCTGCTGCAGGAGTGGATCGATCGAACGGGGGATTCGTTCGCGTTGCCGGCGGTCTAG
- a CDS encoding beta-mannosidase, with protein MGTILSLNGSDWEFKDFVGEDWIWRNSEKPDTKDVRWWRRGTVPSSVLHDLLALGEVPDPYYERNSLLVEWVPQRTWVYRKRFAVPASFRGRRLRLCFDGIDYEAHVFLNGRHLGDHRGMFVPAEFDATEHIRFDGDNHVAVVIERAPDEQPQVSKTRYVRTHKSRMTYWWDFCPRLIHLGIWDRVYLEATGDVRLEDAFVRPTLTDDFANADVAVTTTLHAATAATVETDIVLSLAGREVARTSSTRTVEPGRATFAETLRIERPELWWPNGAGAQTLYDAKVTVAVREKDGTTTTSDERTTTFGIRRIEWARNETPDETALPYTLVVNGRRLYMKGWNWVPIDAMYGVERPEKLERLLRLAQRANCNLLRVWGGGLIEKEAFYEACDRLGLLVWQEFIQSSSGIANKPSEDPDFIDMMVREAERFIPRKRNHPSLAIWCGGNELQHDDGRPLDDGEPVLAALKDVVRRIDPDRLWLATSPTGRLFNNTLENIEKDPAGLHDVHGPWEHQGLVEQYELYNRGTSLLHSEFGVEGMTNAKTLFRTIAPERRLPATRDNPVYFHRGSWWNNEPLVQRSFGGGIEDIETLIRASQLLQAEGLRYAVESNLRRQYQSSGTLPWQFNEPFPNAFCTSALDYYAEPKSAYYAVARAYRSLSVTAAFGAQAWAGRDGFEAEIWAANDTMNSLENATLTAALVDAYGNVQASATTAVSIGANGSTRLASFASPLTSLRSDWFYLDLTLSDAEGRRLADNRYVFSATADLRPLLGAPSASLRAEATAAAEDAIAIAVRITNAGDVAAIRVRLEDDRELDRIGYVFFQDNDFDLLPGESRTVNVSFSGVPKPERSILLGGWNTEPIRLG; from the coding sequence GTGGGAACGATATTATCGCTGAACGGCAGCGACTGGGAGTTTAAAGACTTCGTCGGCGAAGATTGGATCTGGCGCAATTCGGAGAAGCCGGACACGAAGGACGTCCGCTGGTGGCGGCGGGGCACGGTGCCGAGCTCGGTGCTGCACGATCTGCTCGCTCTCGGCGAAGTGCCGGACCCGTATTACGAGCGCAATTCGCTGCTCGTCGAATGGGTTCCGCAGCGGACATGGGTGTACCGCAAGCGGTTCGCCGTTCCGGCGTCGTTCCGCGGGCGGCGACTGAGGCTCTGTTTCGACGGCATCGATTACGAGGCGCATGTGTTTCTCAACGGCCGCCATCTCGGCGACCATCGGGGGATGTTCGTGCCGGCGGAATTCGACGCGACGGAGCACATTCGGTTCGACGGCGACAACCATGTCGCGGTCGTCATCGAGCGGGCGCCCGACGAGCAGCCGCAAGTCAGCAAGACGCGGTACGTGCGCACGCATAAGAGCCGGATGACGTACTGGTGGGATTTCTGCCCTCGTCTCATCCATCTGGGCATCTGGGACCGCGTCTATCTCGAAGCGACCGGGGACGTCCGCCTCGAGGACGCGTTCGTTCGACCGACCCTGACGGACGACTTCGCGAACGCGGACGTCGCCGTGACGACGACGCTGCATGCGGCGACGGCGGCGACCGTCGAGACGGACATCGTGCTGTCGCTCGCGGGCCGCGAGGTCGCGAGAACGTCGTCGACGCGAACGGTCGAGCCAGGGCGGGCGACGTTCGCGGAGACGCTGCGCATCGAGCGGCCGGAGCTATGGTGGCCGAACGGAGCCGGCGCGCAAACGTTGTACGACGCGAAGGTGACGGTGGCGGTTCGCGAGAAGGACGGGACGACGACGACGTCGGACGAGCGAACGACGACGTTCGGCATTCGGCGTATCGAATGGGCGCGCAACGAGACGCCGGACGAGACGGCGCTGCCGTACACGCTCGTCGTGAACGGACGCCGCCTGTATATGAAAGGCTGGAACTGGGTGCCGATCGACGCGATGTACGGCGTGGAACGGCCCGAGAAGTTAGAGCGGTTGCTCCGGCTCGCGCAGCGGGCGAACTGCAACTTGCTTCGCGTCTGGGGCGGGGGCCTCATCGAGAAGGAGGCTTTCTACGAAGCCTGCGACCGGCTCGGCCTGCTTGTCTGGCAGGAATTCATCCAATCGAGCTCCGGCATCGCGAACAAGCCGTCCGAGGATCCAGACTTCATCGACATGATGGTGCGCGAGGCCGAACGGTTCATCCCGCGCAAGCGCAACCACCCCTCCCTCGCCATCTGGTGCGGAGGCAACGAGCTGCAGCATGACGACGGCCGTCCGCTGGACGACGGCGAGCCCGTGCTTGCCGCGCTGAAGGACGTCGTGCGCCGTATCGATCCGGACCGGCTGTGGCTGGCGACGTCGCCGACTGGCCGACTGTTCAACAACACGCTCGAAAATATCGAAAAAGACCCGGCCGGTCTCCACGACGTCCACGGTCCATGGGAGCATCAGGGTCTCGTCGAGCAGTACGAGCTGTATAACCGAGGCACGTCGCTGCTTCACAGCGAATTCGGCGTCGAAGGGATGACGAACGCGAAGACGCTGTTCCGGACGATCGCGCCGGAGCGCCGCCTGCCCGCGACGCGGGACAATCCGGTGTACTTCCACCGGGGCTCCTGGTGGAACAACGAGCCGCTCGTGCAGCGTTCTTTCGGCGGCGGCATCGAGGACATCGAGACGCTTATCCGCGCCAGCCAGCTGCTGCAGGCGGAGGGGCTGCGGTATGCGGTGGAGTCGAATCTGCGCCGTCAATACCAGAGCAGCGGCACGCTCCCGTGGCAGTTCAACGAGCCGTTCCCGAACGCGTTCTGCACGTCGGCGCTCGACTACTATGCCGAGCCGAAGTCCGCGTACTACGCGGTCGCGCGAGCGTACCGGTCGCTATCCGTAACGGCCGCGTTCGGGGCGCAAGCGTGGGCGGGAAGAGATGGGTTCGAGGCTGAGATTTGGGCGGCGAACGATACGATGAATTCTCTCGAAAACGCTACGCTTACCGCCGCGCTCGTCGATGCCTACGGCAACGTGCAGGCATCGGCGACGACCGCCGTCTCGATCGGCGCGAACGGGTCGACGCGGCTCGCTTCGTTCGCATCGCCGCTGACATCGCTTCGGAGCGATTGGTTTTACCTCGATCTGACGCTTTCGGACGCGGAAGGCCGCAGGCTCGCCGACAATCGATACGTCTTCAGCGCGACGGCCGATCTCCGGCCGCTGCTCGGGGCGCCGTCGGCATCGCTTCGGGCGGAGGCGACCGCCGCGGCCGAAGACGCGATCGCGATCGCGGTGCGCATAACCAACGCGGGCGACGTCGCGGCGATCCGCGTGCGGCTCGAGGACGATCGGGAGCTGGATCGGATCGGATATGTCTTTTTCCAAGACAACGATTTCGATCTGTTGCCCGGCGAGAGCCGCACGGTGAACGTCTCGTTCTCGGGCGTGCCGAAACCGGAGCGGTCCATCCTCCTGGGCGGATGGAATACCGAGCCGATCCGCCTCGGGTAA
- a CDS encoding ROK family transcriptional regulator, which yields MKMTGDQTLIKRMNKSLVLDTIREHAPISRADISAKIGLNKASVSSLVAEWLEERLVLETGLGESSGGRKPVMLLYNAGAGYAVGVDLGVNSVSAVLTDLSGAIVAKERHRLRVSDPAAVADVAARTIRSLADGAPASPYGVVGVGLGVPGIVDDAGVVLTAPNFGWSDAPLAEMLETRVSMPVVIDNEANVGAVGEKQFGIGKDVGDLIYISAGVGIGTGLIVDHKLYRGASGFSGELGHMTIQADRGLPCGCGSEGCWEMYASEIALTARSGVSPELAELEGALRLAEAGDPSAIRVLEEIGRYLGIGIATIVNAFNPEMTIIGNRLALARPWIERPLREAVERHSLRHHRDRSRIEFASLGLDSAALGAASLAISRFLAAAKAGEASL from the coding sequence ATGAAGATGACCGGCGACCAGACGCTGATCAAACGAATGAATAAATCGCTCGTGCTCGACACGATTCGAGAGCATGCGCCGATCTCCCGCGCGGACATCTCGGCGAAGATCGGTCTGAACAAGGCGTCCGTCTCCTCACTCGTCGCCGAATGGCTGGAGGAACGGCTCGTGCTCGAGACCGGGCTCGGCGAATCGAGCGGCGGTCGGAAGCCCGTCATGCTGTTATATAACGCCGGAGCCGGGTACGCGGTCGGAGTCGATCTCGGCGTCAATTCCGTGTCGGCCGTGCTGACGGATCTGTCCGGCGCTATCGTCGCGAAGGAACGGCATCGGCTGCGCGTGTCGGACCCGGCGGCGGTCGCCGACGTCGCGGCGCGGACGATCCGCTCGCTCGCGGACGGCGCGCCCGCGTCGCCGTACGGCGTCGTAGGCGTCGGGCTCGGCGTGCCGGGCATCGTCGACGACGCCGGCGTCGTGCTCACGGCGCCGAACTTCGGCTGGAGCGACGCGCCGCTGGCGGAGATGCTCGAGACGCGCGTCTCGATGCCGGTCGTCATCGACAACGAAGCGAACGTCGGCGCCGTCGGCGAGAAGCAGTTCGGCATCGGGAAGGACGTCGGCGACCTCATCTATATCAGCGCCGGCGTCGGCATCGGCACCGGGCTCATCGTCGACCACAAGCTGTACCGCGGCGCTTCCGGCTTCTCCGGCGAGCTCGGGCACATGACGATTCAGGCCGATCGGGGGCTCCCGTGCGGCTGCGGCAGCGAGGGCTGCTGGGAGATGTACGCCTCCGAGATCGCGCTTACGGCCCGTTCGGGCGTCTCTCCCGAGCTTGCGGAGCTTGAGGGCGCCCTCCGTCTCGCGGAGGCGGGCGATCCTTCGGCGATTCGCGTCCTGGAGGAGATCGGCCGCTACCTCGGCATCGGCATCGCCACCATCGTCAACGCGTTCAATCCGGAGATGACGATCATCGGTAACCGGCTCGCCTTGGCGCGGCCTTGGATCGAGCGACCGCTGCGGGAAGCGGTCGAACGACATTCGCTGCGCCACCACCGCGACCGCTCCCGCATCGAGTTCGCGTCGCTCGGGCTCGACTCCGCCGCGCTCGGGGCCGCCTCCCTCGCGATCTCGCGTTTCCTCGCCGCCGCCAAGGCGGGGGAGGCGTCGCTGTAG
- the xylA gene encoding xylose isomerase gives MSVFKEIGNIRYEGKDSKNPLAFKHYNPDEVVLGKRMEEYLRFACAYWHTFTAEGSDPFGAGTAIRPWKGSGLDLAKARVEASFEFYEKLGIPFFCFHDRDIAPEGATLRETNKNLDVIVGMMKDYMKTSKVKLLWNTANMFTNPRFVHGAATTSNAEVFAYAAAQVKKGLETGLELGSENYVFWGGREGYESLLNTNMKLELDNLARFFHMAIAYADEIGYKGQFLIEPKPKEPSKHQYDFDAATTIAFLKTYGLDDRFKLNIEANHATLAGHTFEHELHVSRINGMLGSIDANQGDTLLGWDTDEFPTDLYSVTLAMYEIVQNGGIGSGGVNFDAKVRRQSFEADDLFFAHIAGMDTFARGLKVAAKLVEDKVLENVLDDRYESFRSGIGLDIVSGKADFKSLEAYIIDKGEIANKSGRLEQIRATLNDYIF, from the coding sequence ATGAGCGTTTTCAAAGAAATCGGCAACATCCGTTACGAAGGCAAGGATTCGAAGAACCCGCTGGCCTTTAAACATTACAATCCGGACGAGGTCGTCCTCGGCAAGCGGATGGAGGAGTATCTCCGATTCGCCTGCGCGTACTGGCATACATTCACTGCGGAGGGTTCCGATCCGTTCGGCGCAGGCACCGCGATCCGACCGTGGAAGGGCTCCGGCCTCGACCTTGCGAAGGCGCGCGTCGAAGCGTCCTTCGAATTTTACGAGAAGCTCGGCATTCCGTTCTTCTGCTTCCATGATCGCGACATCGCGCCGGAGGGCGCGACGCTGCGCGAGACGAACAAAAATCTTGACGTCATCGTCGGCATGATGAAGGACTATATGAAGACGAGCAAGGTAAAGCTGTTGTGGAATACGGCGAACATGTTCACCAACCCTCGCTTCGTCCACGGCGCGGCGACGACGAGCAACGCGGAGGTGTTCGCGTACGCGGCGGCGCAAGTGAAGAAGGGTCTCGAGACGGGCCTCGAGCTCGGCTCGGAAAACTACGTCTTCTGGGGCGGCCGCGAAGGCTACGAGTCGCTGTTGAACACGAACATGAAGCTCGAGCTGGACAACCTGGCGCGCTTCTTCCATATGGCGATCGCGTACGCGGACGAAATCGGCTACAAGGGTCAATTCCTCATCGAGCCGAAACCGAAGGAGCCTTCCAAGCACCAGTACGACTTCGACGCGGCGACGACGATCGCGTTCCTGAAGACATACGGTTTGGATGACCGCTTCAAGCTGAACATCGAGGCGAACCACGCGACGCTCGCGGGCCATACGTTCGAGCACGAGCTGCACGTCTCCCGCATCAACGGCATGCTCGGCTCGATCGACGCGAACCAAGGCGACACGCTGCTCGGCTGGGATACGGACGAGTTCCCGACGGACCTGTACTCGGTGACGCTCGCGATGTACGAAATCGTACAGAACGGCGGCATCGGCTCCGGCGGCGTCAACTTCGACGCGAAGGTGCGCCGTCAATCGTTCGAGGCGGACGATTTGTTCTTCGCGCACATCGCGGGCATGGACACGTTCGCGCGCGGTCTGAAGGTCGCGGCGAAGCTCGTCGAAGACAAGGTGCTCGAGAACGTGCTGGACGATCGTTACGAGTCGTTCCGCTCCGGCATCGGCCTCGACATCGTCAGCGGCAAGGCGGACTTCAAGTCGCTGGAAGCGTACATTATCGATAAGGGCGAGATTGCGAACAAGTCCGGACGTCTCGAGCAAATTCGCGCGACGCTGAACGATTACATTTTCTAA